The following is a genomic window from Luteolibacter flavescens.
ATCGGAGGATTCTCCAATGGTCGTGCGGCTCTGTACAGCCCAATTGCTCAACTTCAGTTAATTTTCAGACGGCTTCTCAGCTCCTGGAAGGCGCGGCGGCCACGCTCCGCCATGATCCTCCCCTCCTCGGTGGGGATGGACGTGCGGGCACCGCGCGACAGCAGCTTGCAATCGTATGACTGCTCCAGATCCCGCAGCGAATGACTCACCGCGGACTGAGTGACCTGCAGCCTGCGCGCCGCCATGGAGAAGCTGCCTTCATCCACCACCGCCACGAGCGCCCGCACCTGGCGGAGATCCGGAAGATACGCGCGCACGGGAGGTGAGTGCGGTGAAAAGGCTGACCCATCCGCCTTCACGCCGCGTGTGCGGTGGCCTGTGCGGCATGTGGGGCATGCGCAGCGTGAACCGGTGCCGCCAGCGGGAGAGCCCGGCAGAAGTCGCGGATCATCACCAGCATG
Proteins encoded in this region:
- a CDS encoding LysR family transcriptional regulator, whose product is MRAYLPDLRQVRALVAVVDEGSFSMAARRLQVTQSAVSHSLRDLEQSYDCKLLSRGARTSIPTEEGRIMAERGRRAFQELRSRLKIN